A segment of the Necator americanus strain Aroian chromosome IV, whole genome shotgun sequence genome:
ATTTATTATGAAAATGTAAAGTGCATATTCGAATTTCCATTAAGTACATGGTGACAGTGGAagttttttggaatatttctgACATTGGAATAGGAGCGAAAAGCTATGAAGACTATGAATTTTTAACTACTGTCTCTTAGATTAACTTAAGACTTTGCGAAAAATATGGATAGTATAAGTTCCCCTGAAGCTTTATGAACCAGTTTCCTAATAAactaatagatttttttaaaaagaaattccatagATTCAAGAAAAGCATTAATTCGACATAAATTAATGCAAAGAAGCTATCGATGTAAAAGTTTCTTACTTTGGTCGTTTACCTCTTGGGAAATATCATTATCAGCTCTTAATTTAACAAATATGACAATAGCTTCACTATTTCGAATTAGCCcattttcattgttcttcttttttttattatatgtttactgaaattttgtttatttttttgcaattgaagaaaatcagGGAAATTTTCATGGAATCTGTAGTATTGTACGGTTACATGTACGTCCACTGGTGGTCTCAAATTGTATCGCTCAGAAGCTAACAATAAAGACCACGGTACAACTTTAGAGCATAATAGAAGGAGAAGGTGAATTATTCCCGTTCCTTGttctggagaagaaaaaaagttttcggGCATAGTTATGCGCCCAGCGGCTATGCTATTAGAAACAGTATCCAGTACGGATCCAacgattttttgaacattttttttagtgagaTTCCTGGCGTCTGAAGTTCTTAACTGCAGCATTGATTGTGGGAAGAGCCCGATTACCCATTGGAAGTATGACACAATTCACTCAGAGTAATCTCAGCAAAGAATACATGCACCTCTTCACGTAATTTAAAAATCTATCAGCAATCCTGGACTACGGTATCCCGGTAACCTTGATATGGATGTTTTGGAAAAGGTGGTGATATGTTAAAAAATCGCTTACGTATTTTGAACGCAAAGTATTCGTATTACTTACAGGTTAGAATTCGTAGTATTGAGAggagtataaataaatattttggtTATCAACAGACACTTACTTTGaaggagattttttaaagcaaaaaaaaacgggtttTTCCTACTAGCCATCATCCTTTCTAAAGATGTTAACTTGATCCTGTTccgtcaaaaataaatttttcaaagctagcAAAATTGCCCGTAACCTTggcaaaattttgttttactgcTTTGAAGAAGGAAACCGATGGGAGTCGGAGCGTAATGacttgcaggttttttttttcacttgaaaagcTAAAGCGAGTAAAAAGGACAGAAGAAATTATACGCAACTGAGAACGTTATAAATATTATGGCTGTAAGATCTGTGTAAAATTAGCTGCAAGAATAATCGTATACGCTTTTACAAAATTAGAAGTCGTTCTGAGTATTCTTTGAGCAGCACCTCAACTTATCATTTTGAATACTTTTTTGGTCAACATATGAgcaacaaatagaaaaaaaaaacaagatcaCTCACGATACAATATTGCAGCGAACGACCCTCTTGAAAACATCCGGTTGCTGTAAGGACAGCCCTGATATTTGCATTATCGTACGTGTGTGTAGAAATATGCTGAATTTTCATGTTTGGAGAATCACGTGCAGTTCCAAATGGttattttttctcgtcttGCGAGTTTATCACTACCGTTACCTGTTACCTTCCATAAGGAGTGCCCAGTAGTTTGCGAGTAGGAATTTCTGGGGAAGAAGGCCACTGAGCAAAGCAAAGCAGGTAGCAATATGATGTAGGAGCAACTCAACAGTCCATCTGGACCACTCATGGTTCATCATGTCGAGTGCATCATGCACAAAGTAAGCTAAAAGAAATTGTTCCCTTTGGTGGCCaacaattaaaggcagcatatcacgaatctgatgtggagAGGGAATCCACAGGGAAAACTaaagatgaggttgtagatggCGGGATCAgagatggttccgctcactcCTTcttaatcgtcctaaaaaatggcgtgggcaCCGCTCTATTTCCTATGAGGAACATTAGAACGGTCCTCTGTacatacgttctggtcccatCAGCAACCTtctcattggtttcacttgaataggcaacccaggagaactcactggcttttgACCGCTGCGCTCctggatgcggtgcgtgtacaagggtgccgttttgcagctgaaatcgtcgtgaaaaacggagcctttgacgccgtttttttacaacgcttaggggaagatgagcggaaccatccctgatcctgcaatctacaaccacatctctagcttttccagcGATTTCCATCACTACGTCACATtcctgatatgctgcctttaagcgatgAGCACCTCACCTATAGAAAGTATCGGCAGATGAGCGGCCCAAGGCTCATACCAATGAATAACGTTTTCGAACATCTCTCTAACATgagtgaaaaagaacaaagttgACCACAAACCCGAGATCATAGAATGAAGAAGACAGATCGATAAATTCTGTAGACGGTACTTCCTGAAATTACATAGGGGTGAGGATGTTTCAGAGAAGTTTCACATATTGAAATCTTTAAGTCTTTTGCAATCTTAAACTATTCTATGTCAAGCTTGCTttgtagtagtttttttttgtgctgttcTCAATTAGTTATCCAGAATAAATGGTGAGAAAGACAAAAACTACCGAATATATACGCTGTTCTGAAATATTCTGGCATTCTGTACATTTTTTGGCGCTACATATTTGTTGTtgatagtagaaaaaaaaagtttgtttttgtttctacaAGGAAAAATACCACAAAAATTACGATTTtcttctccctaatcgtcgtaaaaaaacggcgtcggAACTGCTTTATTCCCTACGACTTATGTCAATTAGAACGCtcttctatgtacacgttccagtTATCTCAGCACCCTaatcattagttttacttgaatagctgaggagacctcactgatctttgaccgctcgcacgaagatgcggcgcgtgcacaaaggtgaaCAACTTGCaactgaaataataaaaaagggCTTCTTCCATGCCGTtgtttacgacgattagaatGACTTGAGCGTAACCACCCcgaatcccgcaatctacaaccccatctctagcttttcctgccTATTCTCActacgccagattcgtggtatgctgtttTTAACGCTTCTCTATACTACCAGTTAATATTTAACTTTCGCTTCCGGATAATCACATATTGCAGGTGCAAATAATTGTTTGAAATCAGCCGTCCGGATCAAATCTGTCCTAATTCACAAAACATGTACAGTAAATTGTATACGAGAAACTGTTGGCAGCAAGACTGTACCCACCTAGATTGTGCATATTCTTGCCATCGACATTCAAAACTCCGTAATATGCATGGATGAAAGTCTGGAGATCAGTTCTCCATTTATTATCGCCTCCACGCTACCGAAAAATTTTGTGCACTCCACAGAAGTGGAAGCCTTTAGCAGttttaaagttattttaccgaataaaaatttgatggaGGACCCCGACACATCCTTCTCAACAGTTTGGGAACGATCATACACCGTAAAAGTCATAGATTGAAAGAGCATCCAGTTCAACATCAGTTTACTGTTTCTTGGCAGAGTTCTTGAAGATATAATCTATAGTTAATAAcccaaatgaaatttttatggattcgGCAAAGTACTGAAACCAAAATAGGAGGTactgcagttttttctttctacccCTAAACAAATTCGAGGTCTGACGATGTGTTTGGcttgaaaagaataaattgtACGAATTATAGAATTTGATCAATCTCTATGGGGATCCGCATCGCGTTTGACTTAagtttagaatcgtttgaggttcttGAACTCGTATACAGGCTTAAAATAATCTGCAAAGGGCGAGCCaatgtgtcaattcagtgtttttatcctctcagacaagtctggtaccaatttctcgacaccgaagggatgaaaaacTTGTTTGGTTCGGAACCATCGATCGTTCAGTCGCAGCCGAACTTCtttccgactgcgctacatccgcctaGTTCATGTCTTACATGTATGGAATGCAACTTTTGCCTATTAACTCGAAATTGACATGAATTTTCCTATACACGCACTTATTACTTTCGCAAACCGGTTTGCCACAGTCAGAGCAACTGACTTCTTGTCCTCAAAACCTCTGACAAGTTGTTTTGAGGAGCATAGAGATGCTTCCCTTGAAATATTCGAAGTAGATTTGGGGCCTGGATACTTTCGCTTTGAGCGGATTTCCGGGTTTTTCTCCGTCtcgcttggttttttttttttttttttttgaactcaaaTGCGTAGTTCGTAGGACTTCGGTAGAAATCCTCAAGTgcaattcttcaattttcagtCCAATTTCTCAAATTGGGATTAACATACGACCACGTTATCACCAGGTCAATCTAGTTTTGACTCCGTGTTGGGACCCACAGAAATGCAATTTTGTAGTTACTTACTTTACTAATTACTTTTGTGAGGATCAATTTCAAATGAgaaatatagttgggtcaaaacgacatgaagcacggaccgttgcgcaagcggccgctctcggaagcggtgcggtggagacagcggttggaatcgaggtgggaccatggcgaactgcagaggtgtgtggcggtagcgtggatccttacacgatctcaaccgctacgctccaccgctccgctttgagcgcagccgcttgcgcaaatgtccgtgtttcatgtcgttttgacccgactatatatatGGGGACTTTAGGACGGTAAAGATGTGAGTATTCCGGGAAATCGTGAACGTGATAGCGTAGATACCTACTTGCTAAGATAAGTctctgagaaaagaaaaaacgcagCGATAGTAGTAACAATCACCTTGGAAACAGATCCCGCTTGTTACTATAGAAGTATAATTATTATAAGTTTATTATAATTGTATTGGTCGTTCTTCTTCAACTCAGCTCCTATTCACTTGGTCTGAATTTCTATCTTGTAGCAGAAATTTCCCAAATAATATGGGATCCTGGATCTATTGGCGGAGGAGGTGGCGTTGAGCGATTCAGTTCCTAGTTTAAGAGATCTTTTCCAGCTGTGTATCAGCTGAATAGAAAAGTTAGTTTTGCTCAACTGAACCCTCACtaatttaatatatatatatatatatatttgtgaatgacactttttcttttctctttgttttccgTCAAATGCCATTTTTTGAACATAATATTTGCTCATAAGATATTTATATACATTTCTACAAGCTGAGATCtattctttaaaagaaaagtgaagtagTGCCACAGAAAAACCTCGAAATAtaaatgtattttatttagaaCTAAAATTAGTTAATTACGTGACGCTCATATTTCATGAGACAATTGAAGTagacatttttttcggaacttAGGTTGTTTTCCTAATTATAAAAGGAGCACGGGGcaaaggatgaaaatgtaGACGAAATTCGCACAGTGGGAGTACGTAACCtgaaaggtagcataccatgaatctgacatGGCCTAGATTTCTCATAGAAAGCTTCCATACGATGTCgcagattgcggaaaaccacatggttc
Coding sequences within it:
- a CDS encoding hypothetical protein (NECATOR_CHRIV.G13801.T2), with the translated sequence MWQNYTGFKKYRLQNLSICLLHSMISGLWSTLFFFTHVREMFENVIHWYEPWAAHLPILSIAYFVHDALDMMNHEWSRWTVELLLHHIATCFALLSGLLPQKFLLANYWALLMEGNSIFLHTRTIMQISGLSLQQPDVFKRVVRCNIVSFVICRFLSQALFVRWAVSHIYKMHPFYVGIALGGPAVFLVINGMLFFRVLVSDGFLDQRWRKKAAINRDDNREVSKGKDDKLL
- a CDS encoding hypothetical protein (NECATOR_CHRIV.G13801.T1) — translated: MSASDSFHDRAAFELPPFSHVFHSSFFVPFLTYFAVFRLASLFVKTYMWQNYTGFKKYRLQNLSICLLHSMISGLWSTLFFFTHVREMFENVIHWYEPWAAHLPILSIAYFVHDALDMMNHEWSRWTVELLLHHIATCFALLSGLLPQKFLLANYWALLMEGNSIFLHTRTIMQISGLSLQQPDVFKRVVRCNIVSFVICRFLSQALFVRWAVSHIYKMHPFYVGIALGGPAVFLVINGMLFFRVLVSDGFLDQRWRKKAAINRDDNREVSKGKDDKLL